In Streptomyces sp. NBC_00483, a single window of DNA contains:
- a CDS encoding AraC family transcriptional regulator, with protein sequence MPKNRHAVRHTARHSVRHTPVAPTHTRYLAHGAEIDAHRHDDHQIAYAGRGVVAVTTDAGSWVAPGTRALWVPADTVHAHQAHGDVELHFVGLPATENPLGLDTPAVLAVGPLLRELIIEYARTGSPDTTDVGSPERARLRAVLLDQLKLSPQQPLHLPTPTAPLLRAVCDILHTDPADRRTLAELGREVGASDRTLSRLFRGDLGMTFPQWRTQLRLHHALVLLADHTPVTTVANLCGWSSTSAFIDVFRRAFGHTPGSHPGQGQDRSRGQDQDRSRAEANSSRSSATSPT encoded by the coding sequence ATGCCGAAGAACCGCCACGCTGTTCGTCACACCGCCCGGCACTCCGTGCGGCACACCCCGGTGGCCCCCACGCACACCAGGTACCTGGCGCACGGAGCCGAGATCGACGCCCACCGGCACGACGACCACCAGATCGCCTACGCGGGCCGGGGCGTCGTCGCCGTCACCACCGACGCCGGATCCTGGGTCGCGCCGGGCACCCGCGCGCTGTGGGTGCCCGCCGACACGGTGCACGCCCACCAGGCCCACGGCGACGTCGAACTGCACTTCGTGGGGCTGCCCGCGACCGAGAACCCGCTCGGCCTCGACACCCCGGCCGTGCTCGCCGTCGGCCCGCTGCTGCGCGAGCTGATCATCGAGTACGCGCGCACCGGGTCCCCGGACACCACGGACGTCGGCAGCCCCGAACGGGCGCGCCTGCGGGCGGTGTTGCTCGACCAGCTGAAGCTGTCACCGCAGCAGCCGCTGCACCTGCCGACGCCGACCGCGCCCCTGCTGCGCGCCGTGTGCGACATCCTGCACACGGATCCGGCCGACCGCCGCACCCTGGCCGAACTGGGCCGGGAGGTCGGGGCGAGCGACCGCACGCTGTCCCGGCTCTTCCGCGGCGACCTCGGCATGACGTTCCCGCAGTGGCGCACCCAACTGCGCCTGCACCACGCGCTGGTCCTGCTCGCCGACCACACGCCGGTGACGACCGTCGCGAACCTGTGCGGCTGGTCGTCGACGAGCGCGTTCATCGACGTGTTCCGGCGCGCGTTCGGGCACACACCGGGCAGTCACCCGGGTCAGGGCCAGGACCGGTCCCGGGGTCAGGATCAGGACCGGTCCCGCGCCGAGGCCAACTCGTCCCGAAGCAGCGCGACTTCACCGACCTGA
- a CDS encoding MFS transporter, with product MRKNTSIPLLSVGHACVDVYQGAVASLVPYFVAERAYSYAAVSGIVLAASLLSSVAQPVFGLLTDRRAMPWLLPLSTLLAGVGIALSGVSDSYAVTLAVVAVSGIGVAAYHPESARVARLASGGSHSAMAWFSLGGNVGFALAPLLVAAAVATGGLRFTPLLALPAAAGAAICLPVLRALGRRENASSATASTPARDDVPAFVRLSFAVVCRSIVFTGLSTFVSLYATQRMGGSKVAGTVALFVLYVGGAVGSILGGALAGRWDRVTVSRWSYLLTAASVAGVVWVPGPALYGFLALTSAGLYVPFSLQVTLGQDYLPSRVGTASGITLGLTVSIGGLASPLIGTVADQSSLRTALTPLILMPLLSWLLFRTLPEPTGTSASTGRDAAGTGTVASDRSLLK from the coding sequence GTGCGAAAGAACACCTCCATCCCCCTGCTCTCCGTCGGGCACGCGTGCGTGGACGTCTACCAGGGCGCCGTCGCCTCACTCGTCCCGTACTTCGTCGCCGAACGCGCCTACAGCTACGCCGCCGTGTCCGGCATCGTGCTCGCGGCCTCGCTCCTTTCATCGGTGGCGCAGCCGGTCTTCGGCCTGCTCACCGACCGCCGGGCGATGCCCTGGCTGCTGCCGCTCAGCACGCTGCTCGCGGGCGTGGGCATCGCGCTGAGCGGGGTGAGCGATTCGTACGCGGTGACCCTCGCCGTCGTCGCGGTGTCCGGGATCGGGGTGGCCGCCTACCATCCGGAGTCGGCGCGGGTGGCCCGGCTCGCGAGCGGTGGCAGCCACAGCGCGATGGCCTGGTTCTCGCTCGGCGGCAACGTCGGTTTCGCGCTGGCCCCGCTCCTGGTCGCCGCCGCGGTGGCCACGGGCGGGCTGCGGTTCACTCCCCTGCTTGCGCTGCCCGCGGCGGCCGGCGCCGCGATCTGCCTGCCGGTGCTGCGCGCGCTGGGACGGCGCGAGAACGCGTCGTCCGCCACCGCGTCGACGCCCGCCAGGGACGACGTTCCGGCGTTCGTCCGGCTGTCGTTCGCGGTGGTGTGCCGCTCCATCGTGTTCACCGGCCTGAGCACCTTCGTCTCCCTGTACGCGACCCAGCGCATGGGCGGCAGCAAGGTGGCGGGCACCGTGGCCCTGTTCGTGCTCTACGTGGGCGGGGCGGTCGGCAGCATCCTGGGCGGGGCGCTGGCGGGCCGCTGGGACCGGGTCACCGTCTCGCGCTGGTCGTACCTGCTGACGGCGGCGTCGGTGGCGGGCGTGGTGTGGGTGCCGGGCCCTGCGCTCTACGGCTTCCTCGCGCTCACCTCCGCCGGTCTGTACGTGCCGTTCTCGCTGCAAGTCACGCTCGGGCAGGACTACTTGCCCTCGCGTGTCGGCACAGCGAGCGGCATCACCCTCGGTCTCACGGTGAGCATCGGCGGCCTGGCGAGCCCCCTCATCGGCACCGTCGCCGACCAGTCCTCGCTGCGCACCGCCCTGACTCCGCTCATCCTCATGCCGCTGCTGAGCTGGCTGCTGTTCCGGACGCTGCCCGAGCCGACGGGGACGAGCGCGAGTACGGGTAGGGATGCTGCGGGTACCGGTACGGTAGCCAGTGATCGATCATTGCTCAAATAG
- a CDS encoding GntR family transcriptional regulator has protein sequence MPTSPTPGPLARVPLHEQVRHFILEGLVEGRWEPGDRIVERRIALELGVSQAPVREALRELEAMELVTYAPNKGASVRELTLDQLRDVYQVRASLERRAITLAAPRMAGDVAELEGHLAAMRRAATEGKTHEQALHGVAFHRAIVHACGNPVLIRHWDLLGVEAWTRLSLGRLRTELHDNAEDHEEIVEGLRRGDPHLGRLMELHVMDYARK, from the coding sequence TTGCCCACGTCGCCCACTCCCGGCCCCCTCGCGCGCGTCCCCCTGCACGAGCAGGTCCGCCACTTCATCCTCGAAGGCCTGGTGGAGGGCCGCTGGGAGCCGGGCGACCGGATCGTCGAGCGGCGCATCGCGCTGGAGTTGGGCGTCAGCCAGGCGCCGGTACGGGAGGCGCTGCGCGAGCTGGAGGCCATGGAGCTGGTGACGTACGCCCCCAACAAGGGCGCGAGCGTACGGGAACTCACGCTGGATCAGCTCCGGGACGTGTACCAGGTACGGGCCTCCCTGGAGCGGCGCGCCATCACGCTCGCGGCCCCGCGCATGGCCGGTGACGTCGCCGAACTCGAGGGGCATCTGGCGGCCATGCGGCGCGCCGCAACCGAGGGCAAGACACACGAACAGGCCCTGCACGGAGTCGCGTTCCACCGTGCCATCGTCCACGCGTGCGGCAATCCGGTACTGATCCGACACTGGGACCTGCTGGGCGTGGAGGCCTGGACGCGGCTTTCGCTCGGCCGGCTGCGCACGGAGCTGCACGACAACGCGGAGGACCACGAGGAGATCGTCGAGGGCCTGCGTCGCGGCGATCCGCACTTGGGGCGGCTGATGGAGCTGCACGTCATGGATTACGCCCGAAAATGA
- the aceE gene encoding pyruvate dehydrogenase (acetyl-transferring), homodimeric type, translated as MSPMSQNHQLDQLPEPDPQEVTEWLASVDGAVGAVGPRRVGRLLRRVVDHARQAGVSLPPPSTTPYVNSIPTDAEPAYPGDESMESRITAWNRWNAAVMVTRGNERGGLGGHMATYASAAWLYEVGFQHFFKGKDADGSGDQLYVQGHASPGVYARAFLEGRLTEAELDRFRMEAGGGGLPSYPHPRRLPWLWEFPTVSMGLGPLSAIYQARFNRYLHHRGIKDTSHSHVWAFLGDGEMDEPESTAALNLAAREELDNLTFVVNCNLQRLDGPVRGNFKIVQELEAQFRAAGWNVVKVPWGVEWDGLLATDTDGLLLDALDTLPDGQLQTFAARDGAYIRERLFAGPLAGLARPYSDEDLARIVGTSRGGHEPRKIHAAYRAAVDHKGAPTVVLVQTVKGWTLGPGFESRNANHQMKKLSGKEFRAMRDLLELPIPDSRLGEDLVPYVHPGPDSEEVAYLHERRRALGGPAPARRVAARPLPAPAAKPFEMLAKGSGGQEIATTMAFVRLVKDLMRDKETGPRWVPVVPDEARTFGMESLFPSAGIYSPKGQTYEPVDRDQLLYYKESTSGQILNEGITEAGSLASFTAAATSYATHGEPLIPFYIFYSMFGWQRTADQFWALADQLGRGFVIGATAGRTTMTGEGLQHADGHSHLIASTNPACLPYDPAFAYEVGVIVRDGLRRMYGEDAEDVFYYLTVYNETKLQPPMPEGDGVEEGILRGLYRYRAATNADSDAPPVQLLASGTAIHWILEAQELLAEDWGVAADVWSAPSWTLLRREAMEAEDQDRIPYVTGALAEAPGPVVAVSDWMRAVPDQIAPWVPQQWSSIGTDGFGLSDNRVNARRHFGVDAESVVVHVLRTLAARGEAKPDTAERAARRYGLR; from the coding sequence ATGTCCCCGATGTCCCAGAACCACCAGCTGGACCAACTCCCCGAGCCCGACCCGCAGGAGGTCACCGAGTGGCTGGCCTCCGTGGACGGCGCGGTCGGCGCCGTCGGCCCCCGGCGCGTGGGCCGGCTGCTGCGGCGCGTGGTGGATCACGCACGGCAGGCGGGCGTATCGCTGCCGCCGCCGTCGACCACGCCGTACGTCAACTCGATCCCGACGGACGCCGAACCGGCCTACCCCGGCGACGAGTCGATGGAGTCGCGGATCACCGCGTGGAACCGGTGGAACGCCGCGGTCATGGTCACCCGCGGCAACGAACGCGGCGGTCTCGGCGGCCACATGGCCACCTACGCCTCGGCCGCCTGGCTCTACGAGGTCGGCTTCCAGCACTTCTTCAAGGGCAAGGACGCCGACGGAAGCGGCGACCAGCTCTACGTCCAGGGGCACGCCTCCCCCGGTGTCTACGCCCGCGCGTTCCTCGAAGGGCGGCTCACTGAGGCCGAGTTGGACCGGTTCCGGATGGAGGCGGGCGGCGGCGGACTGCCCTCGTACCCGCATCCGCGGCGGCTGCCGTGGCTGTGGGAGTTCCCGACCGTGTCGATGGGACTCGGCCCGCTGTCGGCCATCTATCAGGCCCGCTTCAACCGCTATCTGCACCACCGCGGCATCAAGGACACCAGCCACAGCCACGTGTGGGCGTTCCTCGGCGACGGCGAGATGGACGAGCCGGAGTCGACGGCCGCACTGAACCTCGCCGCCCGCGAGGAGCTCGACAACCTCACGTTCGTCGTCAACTGCAATCTGCAGCGCCTGGACGGTCCGGTGCGCGGCAACTTCAAGATCGTGCAGGAGCTGGAGGCGCAGTTCCGCGCGGCCGGCTGGAACGTGGTCAAGGTGCCCTGGGGCGTGGAGTGGGACGGCCTGCTCGCCACGGACACCGACGGGCTGCTCCTCGACGCCCTCGACACGCTGCCCGACGGCCAGTTGCAGACGTTCGCCGCGCGCGACGGCGCGTACATCCGCGAACGCCTTTTCGCAGGCCCGCTCGCCGGCCTCGCCCGCCCGTACTCCGACGAGGACCTCGCCCGGATCGTGGGCACCTCGCGCGGCGGCCACGAGCCCCGCAAGATCCACGCCGCGTACCGCGCGGCCGTCGACCACAAGGGCGCACCGACCGTCGTCCTCGTCCAGACGGTGAAGGGCTGGACGCTCGGCCCCGGCTTCGAGTCGCGCAACGCCAACCACCAGATGAAGAAGCTCTCCGGCAAGGAATTCCGTGCCATGCGCGACCTGTTGGAGCTGCCCATCCCCGACTCCCGGCTCGGCGAGGACCTGGTCCCGTACGTCCACCCGGGCCCCGACTCCGAGGAGGTCGCCTACCTCCACGAACGCCGCCGCGCCCTCGGCGGCCCGGCTCCCGCGCGCCGCGTCGCGGCCCGACCGCTCCCTGCCCCGGCCGCCAAGCCGTTCGAGATGCTGGCGAAGGGCTCGGGCGGCCAGGAGATCGCCACGACGATGGCGTTCGTCCGGCTGGTCAAGGATCTGATGCGGGACAAGGAGACCGGCCCGCGCTGGGTGCCCGTCGTCCCCGACGAGGCCCGCACCTTCGGCATGGAGTCCCTGTTCCCCTCGGCCGGGATCTACTCCCCCAAGGGCCAGACGTACGAGCCCGTGGACCGCGACCAGCTCCTCTACTACAAGGAGTCGACCAGCGGCCAGATCCTCAACGAGGGCATCACGGAAGCCGGTTCACTGGCCTCCTTCACCGCCGCCGCCACCTCGTACGCGACGCACGGCGAGCCGCTCATCCCCTTCTACATCTTCTACTCGATGTTCGGCTGGCAGCGGACGGCCGATCAGTTCTGGGCGCTGGCAGACCAGTTGGGCCGCGGCTTCGTCATCGGCGCCACCGCCGGACGCACCACCATGACCGGCGAGGGCCTTCAGCACGCCGACGGCCACTCGCACCTCATCGCCTCCACCAACCCGGCCTGCCTGCCCTACGATCCGGCGTTCGCGTACGAGGTCGGTGTCATCGTCCGGGACGGTCTGCGGCGCATGTACGGGGAGGATGCCGAGGACGTCTTCTACTACCTCACCGTCTACAACGAGACGAAGCTCCAGCCGCCGATGCCCGAAGGCGACGGTGTAGAGGAGGGCATCCTGCGCGGCCTGTACCGCTACCGCGCCGCCACCAACGCCGACAGCGACGCCCCGCCCGTCCAACTCCTCGCCTCCGGCACGGCGATCCACTGGATCCTCGAGGCGCAGGAACTGCTCGCCGAGGACTGGGGCGTCGCGGCCGACGTATGGTCGGCGCCGTCCTGGACGCTGCTGCGCCGCGAGGCGATGGAGGCCGAGGACCAGGACCGGATCCCGTATGTCACCGGGGCGCTCGCCGAGGCGCCGGGCCCGGTCGTCGCGGTGTCGGACTGGATGCGCGCGGTGCCCGACCAGATCGCCCCGTGGGTGCCCCAGCAGTGGTCCTCGATCGGCACCGACGGCTTCGGCCTCTCCGACAACCGGGTCAATGCCCGCCGCCACTTCGGCGTGGACGCCGAGTCCGTCGTGGTGCATGTGCTGCGCACCCTGGCGGCGCGCGGCGAGGCCAAGCCGGACACCGCGGAGCGCGCCGCCCGGCGTTATGGCCTGCGCTGA
- a CDS encoding glycosyltransferase codes for MKISFLLFNAYGIGGTIRSTMNLAGALAEAGHEVEIASVVRTREHPALNPAPGVRILALVEARRGAAAFDPEHDPAASPSQLYLRADGPYAHSSTLTDRRIVEWLNRTDADVVVGTRPGINVLLAEYGPRRALRIGQEHLTHSMHKPAIQSAQDKAIAALDAFTTVSYADAECYRDALPGVDTEIRCIPNGVPVPDVAASTGRNKVVVAAGRLISVKNYALLIEAFGHVVAERPDWSLRLYGRGRLAGQLREQVMAAGLHHHVRLMGAVAPIEPEWSKGSIAAVSSNAESFGMTLVEAMHAGLPVVATDCPYGPGEIIDDGRDGYLVQPGDPKAFAAALLDLIEDDERRHAMAEAAKAKALTFTPRTAAERFLALVAELGGPGTPEPASTPGRVRRPVRSVVRERVGTVVRPVLRASLRSPVLAPAVRTLMPGRAKRLTRVPGFHPAARTRATTDGDIVVDITGVHTPQAALLLRRGDDTLRLPLRPEPESLRARIGRDHVLGEGEWTVYVERTDDGVRRRAHSLTVETAELVGRTPELIGDQVTSRIPRTTGTGHLSVRTWARPAHLEIGTVDTGGSALIVEGRIVGRPLGDDTVVVAARRGGDTAFESAEVVVSGDHVWFSVPYADFAERCRAAGEGRELWDLHLVDRGARIPVGRIGGDVVERKGTDPVPPAFHEGAGGQQVRIGPYFTAANNLAVTVREVTPSSQPGRDAVVSAQATEVRMSGVG; via the coding sequence ATGAAAATCAGCTTCCTGCTCTTCAATGCCTACGGCATCGGCGGCACCATCCGCTCCACGATGAACCTCGCGGGCGCGCTCGCCGAGGCGGGCCACGAAGTAGAGATCGCGTCGGTCGTGCGAACCAGGGAACACCCCGCACTGAACCCGGCACCCGGAGTGAGAATCCTTGCGCTCGTCGAGGCGCGGCGCGGCGCCGCGGCCTTCGACCCGGAACACGATCCGGCCGCCTCTCCCTCACAGCTCTATCTCCGCGCCGACGGCCCCTACGCCCACTCCAGCACCCTCACCGACAGACGCATCGTCGAGTGGCTGAACAGAACCGACGCCGACGTCGTCGTGGGGACACGCCCGGGCATCAACGTGCTGCTCGCCGAGTACGGCCCCCGCCGCGCGCTGCGCATCGGGCAGGAACACCTGACGCACAGCATGCACAAGCCGGCCATACAGTCGGCCCAGGACAAGGCGATCGCCGCTCTCGACGCCTTCACCACCGTTTCCTACGCCGACGCCGAGTGCTATCGCGACGCCCTGCCCGGAGTCGACACCGAGATCCGCTGCATCCCCAACGGCGTCCCCGTCCCGGACGTCGCCGCGTCGACCGGACGCAACAAAGTGGTCGTGGCGGCGGGCCGCCTCATTTCCGTGAAGAACTACGCCCTGCTCATCGAGGCCTTCGGGCACGTCGTGGCCGAACGCCCCGACTGGTCGCTGCGCCTCTACGGCCGGGGCCGCCTCGCGGGACAGCTGCGCGAGCAGGTCATGGCGGCGGGGCTGCACCATCACGTGCGGCTCATGGGCGCCGTCGCACCCATCGAGCCGGAGTGGTCGAAGGGGTCCATCGCGGCGGTCTCGTCGAACGCCGAGTCCTTCGGCATGACCCTCGTCGAGGCCATGCACGCGGGGCTGCCCGTGGTCGCCACCGACTGCCCGTACGGGCCCGGCGAGATCATCGACGACGGACGCGACGGATACCTGGTGCAGCCCGGCGACCCGAAGGCGTTCGCCGCCGCGCTGCTCGACCTGATCGAGGACGACGAGCGGCGCCACGCGATGGCCGAGGCGGCGAAGGCGAAGGCGCTGACCTTCACTCCTCGGACAGCGGCCGAACGGTTCCTCGCCCTGGTGGCGGAGCTGGGCGGCCCCGGAACTCCCGAACCGGCGTCGACGCCGGGACGCGTCCGCAGACCCGTACGCAGCGTGGTGCGCGAGCGCGTCGGCACCGTCGTACGCCCCGTGCTGCGCGCGTCCCTGCGCAGCCCCGTCCTCGCACCCGCCGTCCGCACCCTGATGCCCGGCCGCGCCAAGCGCCTCACCCGCGTCCCCGGCTTCCACCCCGCGGCCCGCACGAGGGCCACGACCGACGGTGACATCGTCGTGGACATCACCGGCGTACACACACCACAGGCCGCACTGCTCCTGCGGCGGGGCGATGACACGCTGCGCCTCCCGCTCCGCCCGGAGCCGGAATCCCTGCGCGCCCGCATCGGCCGGGACCATGTGCTGGGCGAGGGGGAGTGGACCGTCTACGTGGAGCGCACAGACGACGGCGTACGTCGCCGGGCCCACTCCCTGACGGTGGAGACCGCGGAACTGGTGGGCCGCACACCGGAGTTGATCGGGGACCAGGTCACCTCCCGCATCCCCCGCACCACGGGCACGGGACACCTCTCCGTACGGACCTGGGCCCGCCCCGCACACCTCGAGATCGGCACCGTGGACACCGGCGGGTCAGCCCTCATCGTGGAGGGCCGGATCGTCGGACGGCCGCTGGGCGACGACACCGTGGTGGTGGCAGCGCGGCGCGGCGGGGACACCGCATTCGAGTCGGCGGAGGTCGTGGTCTCCGGCGACCATGTGTGGTTCTCCGTGCCGTACGCCGACTTCGCCGAGCGGTGCCGGGCCGCCGGCGAGGGCCGCGAGTTGTGGGACCTGCACCTGGTCGATCGCGGCGCCCGGATCCCCGTCGGCCGGATCGGCGGGGACGTGGTCGAGCGCAAGGGGACCGACCCGGTGCCCCCGGCCTTCCATGAGGGCGCCGGGGGTCAACAGGTGCGGATCGGCCCCTACTTCACCGCGGCCAACAACCTGGCGGTGACGGTCCGCGAGGTGACCCCGTCCTCGCAGCCGGGGCGCGACGCGGTGGTCAGCGCGCAGGCGACGGAGGTCCGGATGAGCGGGGTCGGATAG
- a CDS encoding ArsR/SmtB family transcription factor — protein MADDLFRALADPTRRAILDELTEKSGQTLFEICSRLAMKHRLSLSRQGVSQHLAVLEAAGLVETRREGRYKFHDLNTAPLRQISERWLKPAAPAQDPEESTP, from the coding sequence GTGGCCGATGACCTTTTCAGAGCCTTGGCCGACCCCACCCGCCGCGCGATCCTCGACGAGCTGACGGAGAAGTCGGGGCAGACACTGTTCGAGATCTGCTCACGGCTGGCCATGAAGCACCGGCTGAGCCTGTCGAGGCAGGGCGTCTCCCAGCACCTCGCCGTGCTGGAGGCGGCCGGGCTCGTCGAGACACGGCGGGAGGGCCGCTACAAGTTCCACGACCTGAACACCGCACCGCTGCGCCAGATATCGGAGCGGTGGCTCAAGCCAGCAGCCCCTGCACAGGACCCGGAAGAGAGCACCCCATGA
- a CDS encoding VOC family protein, whose product MKIHMTSVFVDDQAKAAHFYTEILGFRKKHDVPVGETDRWLTVVSSEEPGGTELLLEPAGHPAVKPYRDALIADGIPLAQFAVDDVQAEYERLTALGVRFTQEPLEMGPVTTAVLDDTCGNLIQIATEPK is encoded by the coding sequence ATGAAGATCCACATGACCAGCGTCTTCGTCGACGACCAGGCCAAGGCCGCGCACTTCTACACCGAGATCCTCGGCTTCCGGAAGAAGCACGACGTGCCCGTGGGCGAGACCGACCGCTGGCTGACCGTCGTGTCGAGCGAGGAGCCCGGCGGCACCGAGCTCCTCCTGGAGCCGGCGGGCCACCCGGCCGTGAAGCCCTACCGTGACGCGCTCATCGCGGACGGCATCCCGCTCGCCCAGTTCGCCGTCGACGACGTGCAGGCGGAGTACGAGCGGCTGACCGCGCTCGGCGTGCGCTTCACCCAGGAGCCGCTGGAGATGGGCCCGGTCACGACCGCCGTGCTCGACGACACCTGCGGCAACCTCATCCAGATCGCGACGGAGCCCAAGTAG
- a CDS encoding DUF3592 domain-containing protein — protein MQVQVQGRAVRRWVVLGVSAFGAIFLVVGLILAWSSVSLLREADRTTGRVVALKWRDSHIGVTRKTRERDKPSAYPVVEFTTADGTPYTFRSSTGSNPPAYEEGERVEVLYRADDPEDAQINGFLSLWLLPLIFGGIGLIAAAVATGIAVFGRRRRA, from the coding sequence GTGCAGGTTCAGGTGCAGGGGCGGGCGGTACGTCGATGGGTCGTGCTGGGGGTGTCGGCGTTCGGCGCGATCTTCCTGGTCGTCGGGCTGATCCTGGCGTGGTCCTCGGTCTCGCTGCTGCGGGAGGCGGACCGTACGACGGGCAGGGTCGTGGCCCTGAAGTGGCGCGACAGCCACATCGGCGTGACGCGCAAGACCCGGGAGCGGGACAAGCCCTCGGCGTATCCGGTCGTCGAGTTCACCACCGCGGACGGCACCCCGTACACCTTCCGCAGCTCGACGGGCTCCAACCCGCCCGCGTACGAGGAGGGGGAGCGCGTCGAGGTGCTGTACCGGGCCGACGACCCCGAGGACGCGCAGATCAACGGGTTTCTCTCGCTGTGGCTGCTGCCGCTCATCTTCGGCGGGATCGGGCTGATCGCCGCCGCCGTCGCCACGGGCATCGCGGTCTTCGGACGGCGGCGGCGCGCGTAA
- a CDS encoding SulP family inorganic anion transporter → MSPSSAPSAPSPAARLRGLRPDWWSDPKVWRTEILGGLVVGLALIPEAISFSVIAGVDPQIGLFAAFTMAVTISIVGGRRAMISAATGAVALVIAPLNREHGFGYLVAAVILAGVFQIVLGALGVAKLMRFVPRSVMVGFVNALAIMIFMAQVPEMTDVPWAVYPLIVAGLALMVFFPKVTKAVPAPLVSIVILTVITVAAGIAVPTVGDKGALPSSLPVPGLPDVPFTLETLKIIAPYALAMALVGLMESLMTAKLVDEITDSRSSKTRESIGQGIANIVTGFFGGMGGCAMIGQTMINVKVSGARTRLSTFLAGVFLMVLCVVFGPVVSEIPMGALVAVMVMVCFATFDWHSIAPKTLKRMPAGELVVMVLTVVVVVATSNLAIGVVVGSITAMVIFARRVAHVANVTSVTDPDGSQVVYSVTGELFFASSNDLVTQFDYAGDPDKVVIDLSATHVWDASSVAALDAIETKYAERGKSVEIVGFNPDSAALHGKLSGELTGSN, encoded by the coding sequence TTGTCCCCCTCCTCCGCCCCTTCCGCTCCGTCACCGGCCGCCCGGCTGCGCGGCCTGCGCCCCGACTGGTGGTCCGACCCGAAGGTGTGGCGCACCGAGATCCTGGGCGGGCTCGTGGTGGGGCTCGCGCTGATCCCCGAGGCGATCTCGTTCTCGGTCATCGCGGGCGTCGATCCGCAGATCGGTCTCTTCGCCGCGTTCACGATGGCGGTGACCATCTCGATCGTCGGTGGGCGGCGCGCCATGATCTCGGCCGCCACCGGCGCTGTCGCGCTGGTGATCGCGCCGCTCAACCGGGAGCACGGATTCGGTTATCTGGTCGCGGCGGTGATCCTGGCCGGTGTGTTCCAGATCGTCCTCGGCGCGCTCGGCGTGGCGAAGCTGATGCGGTTCGTGCCGCGCAGCGTGATGGTCGGCTTCGTCAACGCGCTCGCCATCATGATCTTCATGGCCCAGGTGCCCGAGATGACGGACGTGCCGTGGGCCGTCTACCCGCTGATCGTCGCAGGGCTCGCGCTGATGGTGTTCTTCCCGAAGGTCACCAAGGCGGTCCCGGCCCCGCTCGTCTCCATCGTCATCCTGACCGTCATCACCGTCGCCGCCGGGATCGCGGTGCCGACCGTGGGGGACAAGGGCGCGCTGCCGTCCTCGCTGCCGGTGCCGGGGCTGCCGGACGTGCCGTTCACCCTGGAGACGCTGAAGATCATCGCGCCGTACGCGCTGGCCATGGCGCTCGTCGGGCTCATGGAGTCCCTGATGACGGCCAAGCTGGTCGACGAGATCACCGACAGCCGCTCGTCCAAGACCCGCGAGTCGATCGGGCAGGGCATCGCCAACATTGTCACCGGCTTCTTCGGCGGCATGGGCGGCTGCGCCATGATCGGCCAGACGATGATCAACGTAAAGGTGTCCGGCGCCAGGACCCGCCTGTCCACGTTCCTCGCGGGCGTGTTCCTGATGGTGCTGTGCGTGGTCTTCGGGCCCGTCGTCTCCGAGATCCCGATGGGCGCCCTGGTCGCCGTCATGGTGATGGTGTGCTTCGCGACGTTCGACTGGCACTCCATCGCCCCGAAGACGCTGAAGCGGATGCCGGCCGGCGAGCTCGTCGTGATGGTGCTGACCGTCGTGGTCGTGGTCGCCACCAGCAACCTCGCGATCGGTGTCGTCGTCGGCTCGATCACCGCGATGGTCATCTTCGCCCGACGCGTCGCCCACGTCGCGAACGTCACCTCGGTCACCGACCCCGACGGCAGCCAGGTCGTCTACTCGGTCACCGGTGAGCTCTTCTTCGCGTCCTCCAACGACCTGGTGACCCAGTTCGACTACGCAGGCGACCCCGACAAGGTCGTCATCGACCTCTCCGCGACGCATGTCTGGGACGCCTCGTCGGTCGCCGCGCTCGACGCGATCGAGACCAAGTACGCGGAGCGCGGCAAGAGTGTCGAGATCGTCGGCTTCAACCCGGACAGCGCGGCCCTGCACGGCAAGCTGAGCGGCGAACTCACCGGCAGTAACTGA
- a CDS encoding MerR family transcriptional regulator, protein MSSEHMQIGEVAARTELSLRTIRHYEETGLVIPSARSQGGFRLYTENDVARLMVIRRMKPLGFTLDQMRDLLDATDRLDATPPPEGDEREQLLDRVRHFEQAAADRVADLRKQLGRAEEFAGTLRERLDGAGAA, encoded by the coding sequence GTGAGCAGCGAGCACATGCAGATCGGCGAGGTCGCCGCCCGGACCGAGCTGTCGTTGCGCACCATCCGGCACTACGAGGAGACAGGCCTCGTCATCCCGTCCGCCCGCTCTCAGGGCGGCTTCCGCCTCTACACCGAGAACGACGTGGCCCGCCTCATGGTGATCCGCCGCATGAAGCCGCTCGGCTTCACCCTCGACCAGATGCGGGACCTCCTGGACGCCACGGACCGCCTCGACGCGACCCCGCCGCCCGAGGGCGACGAGCGCGAGCAACTCCTGGACCGTGTCCGCCACTTCGAGCAGGCGGCGGCCGACCGCGTCGCGGATCTGCGCAAACAGCTCGGCCGCGCGGAGGAGTTCGCGGGCACGCTGCGGGAGCGTCTGGACGGGGCCGGGGCGGCGTGA